A genomic segment from Nicotiana tabacum cultivar K326 chromosome 7, ASM71507v2, whole genome shotgun sequence encodes:
- the LOC107762116 gene encoding uncharacterized protein LOC107762116 translates to MAKAYTQDEFDSLMEKVEKGMGNDVKYCESINAALVSTRELPIYDFLEEVRKMFGRWNCSNRKEATQTYTTLGKIYQEMLTLNEVVPSTEYLHTINDGGRHYTVCLLERKCICGRFQVDELPFPHAWAVLKSKFLMPEEYCSNYYKSNSVVMTYDVPVYPLPDRNDWNIPAHVVEEVVLPPKWKRPLGRPKKKHDKPLSELLQPKNQHSCSICGHGGHNKRTCRNDPRSI, encoded by the exons ATGGCAAAAGCATACACACAAGATGAATTTGACAGTCTGATGGAGAAGGTGGAGAAG GGGATGGGCAATGACGTCAAATATTGCGAGTCAATCAATGCCGCACTAGTGTCAACAAGGGAATTGCCAATATACGACTTCCTCGAAGAAGTTAGGAAGATGTTTGGACGTTGGAATTGTAGTAACCGCAAAGAAGCTACACAGACATACACAACGCTTGGAAAAATATACCAGGAGATGTTGACTTTGAATGAG GTGGTACCATCAACTGAATACTTACATACGATTAACGATGGAGGGAGGCATTACACCGTCTGCCTGTTAGAGAGAAAATGTATTTGTGGGAGGTTCCAAGTTGATGAATTACCATTCCCACATGCTTGGGCTGTATTGAAGAGCAAGTTTCTAATGCCAGAAGAATATTGCTCTAACTATTACAAATCAAATTCTGTTGTAATGACATACGATGTGCCTGTGTACCCACTACCAGATAGAAATGATTGGAATATACCAGCACATGTTGTAGAGGAGGTTGTATTACCACCCAAATGGAAAAGACCTCTTGGAAGGCCAAAGAAGAAGCACGATAAACCTTTAAGTGAATTGCTGCAACCGAAaaatcaacattcatgtagcataTGTGGGCATGGAGGACATAACAAGCGAACGTGTAGAAATGATCCACGTAGCATTTAG
- the LOC107762117 gene encoding putative protein S-acyltransferase 14 — translation MYRSGTVMAWNVFRFCTALRGLGSIMILLVLGVVGVTYYAVVLTNYGPSLVSGGGILDAFIAVAVLAIFHCLLVMLLWSYFSVIFTDPGSVPQSWNPVLDEERGDTDPLTASEFGASPADPANPRIRICKKCNQLKPPRCHHCSVCGRCVLKMDHHCVWVVNCVGALNYKYFLLFLFYTFLETTVVTLALLPQFIAFFSDGEIPGTPSTLATTFLAFVFNLAFALSVLGFLIMHISLVAGNTTTIEAYEKKTTPKWRYDLGRKRNFEQVFGLDKRYWFIPAYSEEDLRRIPALHGLEYPSKPELESQDF, via the exons ATGTATAGATCTGGAACTGTAATGGCTTGGAACGTATTCAGATTCTGTACGGCCCTAAGAGGGCTGGGCTCAATCATGATCTTGTTGGTCCTAGGCGTTGTGGGCGTTACATACTACGCCGTCGTTTTGACCAACTATGGCCCATCCCTCGTCAGTGGTGGTGGAATTCTTGATGCCTTCATCGCTGTTGCCGTACTTGCCATATTTCATTGTTTG TTGGTGATGCTTTTGTGGAGTTACTTCTCTGTCATTTTCACGGATCCTGGTAGTGTACCTCAAAGTTGGAATCCAGTCCTGGATGAAGAAAGAGGTGACACTGATCCATTAACTGCATCAGAATTTGGGGCTTCACCAGCTGATCCAGCAAACCCAAGAATACGGATTTGTAAAAAATGCAACCAGTTGAAACCACCTCGATGCCATCACTGTTCTGTTT GTGGAAGGTGTGTGCTAAAGATGGACCATCACTGCGTGTGGGTTGTCAATTGTGTTGGAGCACTAAACTACAAGTATTTCCTTCTTTTTCTG TTCTACACGTTCCTTGAAACCACTGTTGTGACTCTAGCATTACTGCCGCAGTTTATTGCATTCTTCAGTGATGGAGAGATACCTGGGACTCCAAGCACTCTCGCTACCACTTTCCTTGCTTTTG TTTTCAACCTTGCTTTTGCTTTGAGTGTATTGGGATTTCTGATCATGCACATATCATTGGTAGCTGGTAATACCACAACCATCGAG GCATATGAGAAGAAGACCACTCCAAAATGGCGTTATGATCTTGGTCGGAAGAGGAACTTTGAACAG GTTTTTGGCCTAGACAAGCGGTATTGGTTCATCCCAGCTTACTCAGAAGAAGATTTAAGAAGGATACCTGCCCTTCATGGTCTTGAATACCCGTCAAAGCCCGAACTTGAATCCCAAGATTTCTAG